In Schistocerca nitens isolate TAMUIC-IGC-003100 chromosome 10, iqSchNite1.1, whole genome shotgun sequence, a single window of DNA contains:
- the LOC126209790 gene encoding uncharacterized protein LOC126209790 → MRRRQGEGGKEKEARRRRQGEGGKEKKARRRRQGEEGKEKKARRRRQGEGGKEKEARRRRQGEGGKEKEARRRRQGEGGKEKEARRRRQGEGGKEKEARRRRQGEGGKEKEARRRRQGEGGKEKEARRRRQGEGGKEKEARRRRQGEGGKEKEARRRRQGEGGKEKEARRRRQGEGGKEKEARRRRQGEGGKEKKARRRRQGEGGKEKKARRRRQGEEGKEKKARRRRQGEEGKEKKARRRRQGEEGKEKKARRRRQGEEGKEKKARRRRQGEEGKEKKARRRRQGEEGKEKKARRRRQGEEGKEKKAMRRRQ, encoded by the coding sequence atgagaaggaggcaaggagaaggaggcaaggagaaggaggcaaggagaaggaggcaaggagaaggaggcaaggagaagaaggcaaggagaagaaggcaaggagaagaaggcaaggagaagaaggcaaggagaagaaggcaaggagaaggaggcaaggagaaggaggcaaggagaaggaggcaaggagaaggaggcaaggagaaggaggcaaggagaaggaggcaaggagaaggaggcaaggagaaggaggcaaggagaaggaggcaaggagaaggaggcaaggagaaggaggcaaggagaaggaggcaaggagaaggaggcaaggagaaggaggcaaggagaaggaggcaaggagaaggaggcaaggagaaggaggcaaggagaaggaggcaaggagaaggaggcaaggagaaggaggcaaggagaaggaggcaaggagaaggaggcaaggagaaggaggcaaggagaaggaggcaaggagaaggaggcaaggagaaggaggcaaggagaaggaggcaaggagaaggaggcaaggagaaggaggcaaggagaaggaggcaaggagaaggaggcaaggaaaagaaggcaaggagaaggaggcaaggagaaggaggcaaggaaaagaaggcaaggagaagaaggcaaggagaagaaggcaaggagaagaaggcaaggagaagaaggcaaggagaagaaggcaaggagaagaaggcaaggagaagaaggcaaggagaagaaggcaaggagaagaaggcaaggagaagaaggcaaggagaagaaggcaaggagaagaaggcaaggagaagaaggcaaggagaagaaggcaaggagaagaaggcaaggagaagaaggcaaggagaagaaggcaaggagaagaaggcaaggagaagaaggcaaggagaagaaggcaaggagaagaaggcaatgagaagaaggcaatga